A single window of Vibrio stylophorae DNA harbors:
- the yjjX gene encoding inosine/xanthosine triphosphatase has protein sequence MLTVVVGSNNPAKINAVKQAFSQCFTQSIEYIGVAAQSGVADQPLSDNETKLGALNRLQSAAQLHPNADFYVTMEAGIDSGLTYAWIAIRQGEQQSATRSAGLPLPPKVLHRIAQGEELGDVMDALFATENIKQKGGAIGLLTDHLLTRSSVYVQAIILALAPHRHPEHYLAQNG, from the coding sequence GTGTTAACTGTGGTCGTGGGCTCAAACAATCCAGCCAAAATCAATGCAGTCAAGCAGGCTTTTTCTCAATGCTTTACGCAGTCTATTGAATATATTGGTGTCGCAGCGCAAAGCGGCGTGGCCGATCAGCCTTTAAGTGATAATGAAACCAAGCTAGGCGCACTAAACCGCTTACAAAGCGCTGCGCAGCTACATCCCAATGCCGATTTTTATGTCACCATGGAAGCAGGAATCGACAGCGGTCTCACCTACGCATGGATTGCCATTCGCCAAGGCGAGCAGCAAAGTGCCACCCGCTCAGCAGGCCTTCCCCTGCCGCCAAAGGTACTGCATCGAATTGCGCAAGGCGAAGAGCTTGGTGATGTGATGGATGCACTCTTTGCTACTGAGAACATTAAGCAAAAAGGCGGTGCGATTGGTCTTTTAACGGATCATCTACTGACCCGCAGCAGTGTCTATGTTCAGGCGATTATTTTGGCGCTCGCCCCACACCGCCACCCGGAGCACTACCTCGCTCAGAACGGCTAA
- the hisS gene encoding histidine--tRNA ligase, producing MSKIQSIRGMKDVLPEETPLWQWLETVVRRMTHRYGYQEIRLPLLEPVALFERAVGESTDIVSKEMYNFLDKSGEHITLRPEGTSGCVRAVIEHNMCYQSTQRLWYQGPMFRYERPQKGRLRQFTQLGVETFGMPGADIDAELIYMVYDMFKALGVADHVRLEINSLGTPEERTAHRAELVAYFEAHKDELDEDSLRRLETNPLRILDSKNPEMQAMIEGAPKLLDHLQDESRAHFEQLCKLLDSAGISYTINPRLVRGLDYYTRTVFEWITEELGSQGTVCGGGRYDGLVEMFSSKGLPASGFAIGIERLLLLIQTVGADKHVAQVPDVVVTYEDSEHHIDALGLAHEIRQQHEQLRVYSDFAGGKLKRQHQRALKSNCRVIVTLNGDGGIGLWAPQAEQSVTVERHLLHDSLSKLLKA from the coding sequence ATGAGTAAGATCCAATCGATTCGCGGCATGAAGGATGTCTTGCCGGAAGAAACACCACTGTGGCAGTGGCTTGAAACTGTGGTTCGTCGCATGACCCACAGATATGGCTACCAAGAGATCCGTCTGCCACTGCTTGAGCCTGTGGCCCTGTTTGAACGCGCAGTGGGTGAGTCCACTGATATCGTATCTAAAGAGATGTATAACTTTTTAGATAAAAGCGGCGAACATATTACCTTGCGCCCAGAAGGCACCAGTGGTTGTGTACGTGCAGTGATTGAGCACAACATGTGTTATCAATCGACTCAGCGTCTTTGGTATCAAGGCCCAATGTTCCGCTATGAGCGCCCACAAAAAGGTCGCTTGCGTCAGTTTACCCAACTGGGTGTGGAAACCTTTGGCATGCCAGGGGCTGATATCGATGCTGAATTGATCTACATGGTCTATGACATGTTTAAGGCACTTGGTGTTGCCGATCATGTTCGCCTTGAGATTAACTCACTGGGCACCCCAGAAGAGCGTACCGCGCACCGTGCTGAGCTCGTTGCCTACTTTGAAGCGCATAAAGATGAGCTTGATGAAGATAGCCTACGCCGCCTAGAAACTAACCCACTGCGTATTTTGGACAGTAAAAACCCAGAGATGCAGGCGATGATTGAAGGCGCGCCAAAACTATTAGATCACTTGCAAGATGAGTCGCGCGCGCACTTTGAGCAGCTTTGTAAGCTCCTCGACAGTGCTGGTATTAGCTACACCATCAACCCTCGCCTTGTGCGCGGTCTTGATTACTACACCCGCACCGTATTTGAGTGGATCACTGAAGAACTGGGCTCTCAAGGAACAGTGTGTGGCGGTGGTCGTTATGACGGCTTGGTGGAAATGTTTAGCAGCAAGGGCTTACCGGCTTCTGGCTTTGCCATCGGCATCGAACGTCTATTGCTCCTGATTCAAACGGTTGGCGCAGATAAGCATGTTGCGCAGGTACCGGATGTCGTGGTGACCTATGAAGACAGCGAACATCATATCGATGCGCTAGGTTTGGCTCACGAGATTCGCCAACAACACGAGCAGCTTCGCGTTTACAGCGATTTTGCTGGCGGCAAACTCAAACGTCAGCACCAACGTGCGTTGAAATCAAACTGCCGCGTCATTGTCACCCTCAATGGCGATGGTGGCATTGGCCTATGGGCACCGCAAGCTGAACAATCGGTTACTGTGGAGCGTCACCTGCTTCATGACAGCCTCAGCAAGCTACTCAAAGCATAA
- a CDS encoding amino acid permease, giving the protein MDSTTKTTHRMGLVALTIMTASNMMGSGVFMLPSSLANIGSISLWGWVVTFFGVLALALVFAKLSIISPKHGGIVANVGTAFGPYVGLQSSLFYWLSTWIGNCALLVTGVGYLSFFFPSLSDPLHAAFAAIAILWIFVLLGLQGAKVVGYAQIFTGLCMVTVVLSVGIFGWFDFSPDRYMASFNVSGDSNAHAIMTAASVSLWGFLGIESASVSTGQAENPKRNIPLATLIGLSIAALCYVSSSNVIMGVLPHDQLIVSGSPFADTARHMWGETAGQIISAMVIIACLGAMPGWQILQTEVPRSAAKEGLFPQFFAKTNKRNVPYLGLIFTACLMSVVLLLTVSPNLEKQFSNIILLAISAGLIPYAFAAIALPVLMVRFGTGRGWMFILFCLLSCIGLSFVLFALVGSGAKPLLLAIIIQILTIPLYLMVVIRQASNTAAALDNAEAPAEV; this is encoded by the coding sequence ATGGACTCAACAACAAAAACCACCCACAGAATGGGCTTAGTTGCCCTCACAATCATGACAGCTTCCAATATGATGGGAAGCGGTGTTTTTATGCTGCCAAGCTCGCTGGCTAATATTGGTTCAATCTCCCTTTGGGGTTGGGTTGTGACCTTCTTTGGCGTCCTTGCCCTGGCTCTCGTCTTTGCCAAACTAAGCATCATCTCGCCCAAACACGGCGGTATCGTTGCCAATGTTGGCACCGCTTTTGGTCCCTATGTGGGATTACAAAGTTCCCTCTTTTACTGGCTCTCAACGTGGATTGGCAACTGTGCCCTACTTGTGACCGGCGTTGGCTACCTCTCCTTCTTCTTCCCGTCGCTTAGCGACCCGCTGCACGCAGCATTTGCCGCCATCGCAATTCTCTGGATCTTTGTTCTTCTCGGCCTTCAAGGCGCAAAAGTCGTCGGCTACGCGCAAATCTTCACCGGCCTTTGCATGGTGACCGTGGTACTCAGTGTTGGTATTTTCGGTTGGTTTGATTTCTCCCCCGATCGCTATATGGCCAGTTTCAATGTCTCAGGCGACAGCAATGCCCATGCCATTATGACCGCCGCATCGGTTTCTCTTTGGGGCTTTCTAGGCATCGAATCCGCCTCTGTCTCCACCGGCCAAGCTGAAAATCCCAAACGTAATATTCCCCTCGCCACCCTCATTGGCCTCTCCATCGCCGCGCTTTGTTATGTCAGCTCCAGTAACGTCATCATGGGTGTTCTTCCACATGATCAATTGATCGTTTCTGGCTCACCATTTGCTGATACCGCGCGCCATATGTGGGGTGAAACGGCTGGCCAAATCATCTCAGCCATGGTCATTATTGCCTGTTTAGGTGCCATGCCCGGTTGGCAAATTTTGCAAACCGAAGTACCGCGCTCAGCGGCAAAAGAAGGTCTATTCCCGCAATTTTTTGCCAAGACCAACAAGCGCAATGTGCCTTACCTTGGTTTGATTTTTACCGCGTGTTTAATGAGTGTGGTGTTGCTCCTCACCGTCTCGCCAAACCTTGAGAAGCAATTTAGCAATATTATTTTGCTTGCCATTTCAGCCGGTTTAATCCCCTATGCCTTTGCGGCCATTGCCCTACCTGTGCTAATGGTACGTTTCGGTACTGGACGCGGTTGGATGTTTATTCTCTTTTGCCTACTCAGCTGCATCGGCTTGAGCTTTGTGCTCTTTGCACTTGTGGGCTCTGGTGCCAAACCGCTCCTTTTGGCCATCATCATTCAGATCCTGACCATTCCGCTCTATCTCATGGTGGTGATTCGACAAGCGTCGAACACCGCAGCTGCGCTGGATAACGCCGAGGCACCCGCTGAAGTGTAA
- a CDS encoding histidine decarboxylase gives MALSIEDQNRLDAFWAYCVKNQYFNIGYPESADFDYTNLERFMRFSINNCGDWAEYCNYLLNSFDFEKEVMEYFADLFKIPFEQSWGYVTNGGTEGNMFGCYLGRELFPDGTLYYSKDTHYSVAKIVKLLRIKSQVVESLPNGEMDYDDLIRKIKADNEKHPIIFANIGTTVRGAVDNIALIQERIKELGINREDYYLHADAALSGMILPFVDDAQPFTFADGIDSIGVSGHKMIGSPIPCGIVLAKKENVDRITVEIDYISAHDKTITGSRNGHTPLMMWSAIRSHSFAEWKRRIEHSLELAQYAVDRLKKAGIDAWRNKNSITVVFPEPSEAVWKEHCLATSGGQAHLITTAHHLDSDKIDALIDDVIADAQNRAA, from the coding sequence ATGGCTTTATCTATTGAAGATCAAAACAGACTCGACGCCTTCTGGGCTTACTGTGTTAAAAACCAATATTTCAACATTGGCTACCCAGAATCCGCTGACTTTGACTACACCAATCTAGAACGCTTCATGCGCTTCTCAATCAACAACTGTGGTGACTGGGCAGAGTACTGCAACTACCTATTGAACTCTTTCGACTTCGAAAAAGAAGTGATGGAGTACTTTGCAGACCTATTCAAGATCCCATTTGAGCAAAGCTGGGGTTATGTAACTAACGGCGGTACCGAAGGTAACATGTTCGGTTGCTACCTTGGTCGTGAGCTTTTCCCAGATGGGACTTTGTACTACTCAAAAGACACTCACTACTCAGTTGCGAAAATCGTGAAATTGCTTCGCATCAAATCTCAAGTTGTTGAATCTCTACCAAACGGTGAGATGGACTACGATGATTTGATTCGTAAAATCAAAGCAGACAACGAAAAACACCCAATCATCTTCGCAAACATCGGTACTACCGTACGTGGCGCAGTTGATAACATCGCATTGATTCAAGAGCGCATTAAAGAGCTAGGCATCAACCGTGAAGATTACTATCTACACGCTGACGCAGCCCTAAGCGGTATGATTCTGCCATTCGTTGATGATGCACAACCATTCACTTTCGCTGATGGTATCGACTCAATCGGTGTATCTGGCCACAAAATGATTGGTTCTCCAATCCCATGCGGCATCGTGCTTGCGAAGAAAGAAAACGTTGATCGTATCACTGTAGAAATCGACTACATCTCTGCACACGATAAAACCATCACCGGTTCACGTAACGGTCACACACCACTAATGATGTGGTCTGCGATTCGTTCACACAGCTTTGCTGAGTGGAAACGTCGTATCGAACACAGCCTAGAGCTTGCTCAATACGCAGTTGATCGCTTGAAAAAAGCTGGTATCGATGCATGGCGCAACAAAAACTCAATCACTGTTGTATTCCCAGAGCCATCTGAAGCAGTTTGGAAAGAGCATTGCCTAGCAACTTCTGGCGGTCAAGCACACTTGATCACCACAGCTCACCATCTAGACAGCGACAAGATTGACGCGCTGATTGACGACGTGATTGCTGACGCACAAAACCGCGCAGCATAA
- the hdcC gene encoding histidine-histamine antiporter — translation MTMSASSAHKMGVVALTLVTASNMMGSGVFMLPTNLAGVGSISLWGWFFTIIGVISLALVFAKTSLITPRDGGIVAYASDAFGPFIGFQTTMCYWISAWVGNVALLVAGVGYLSYFFPELTNPSYGCVAAIAILWGFVCLASFGARVAGRAQSFTASCMLVVVLGVGLVGWFWFNPDLFTQVYNGTGKSDASAIMSAASIALWGFLGVESAVVSSGQVKDPERTVPKATVYGLLIASICYVGSCTVIMGIVPHEELVKSAAPFAAAARYMFGDTAGNIASALSIIACFGSISGWLILQSEGPRAGANQGLFPKFFAEVNKNDVPMKSLIFTGVLMSIVLAMTASPDLAEQFQIVILMSVFASLLPYMYALISLPIIMASKKLNKGRTFMFYSVLVVLGMIYSIFALLGSGSDSIFWGIVMMMMTIPMYCFVAAGKVKHGDKVLYLEDVQPEQND, via the coding sequence ATGACTATGAGTGCAAGCTCTGCCCATAAAATGGGCGTTGTCGCGCTAACGCTCGTAACCGCATCAAACATGATGGGTTCCGGTGTGTTTATGTTGCCGACAAACCTCGCGGGTGTTGGTTCAATCTCTCTATGGGGTTGGTTCTTCACCATTATCGGTGTTATTTCACTAGCCTTGGTTTTCGCTAAGACCAGTCTGATTACACCACGTGACGGTGGTATCGTTGCTTATGCATCTGATGCTTTCGGTCCATTCATCGGTTTCCAAACCACCATGTGTTACTGGATCAGTGCTTGGGTGGGTAACGTTGCACTACTTGTTGCTGGTGTCGGTTACCTAAGCTACTTCTTCCCTGAGCTGACCAATCCTTCTTACGGCTGTGTTGCAGCAATCGCAATCCTTTGGGGCTTTGTTTGCCTAGCAAGTTTTGGTGCGAGAGTTGCTGGCCGCGCACAATCTTTCACTGCATCTTGTATGTTGGTGGTTGTTCTTGGTGTGGGTCTAGTTGGCTGGTTCTGGTTCAACCCAGACCTATTCACTCAAGTGTATAACGGCACTGGTAAGAGCGACGCATCTGCAATTATGAGCGCAGCATCTATCGCACTATGGGGCTTCTTGGGTGTTGAATCTGCAGTGGTTTCTTCTGGTCAAGTTAAAGATCCAGAGCGCACTGTACCTAAGGCAACTGTTTACGGTCTATTGATTGCTTCTATCTGTTACGTTGGTAGCTGTACAGTAATCATGGGTATCGTACCTCACGAAGAACTTGTGAAATCTGCTGCACCATTCGCTGCTGCTGCACGTTACATGTTCGGTGACACTGCTGGTAACATCGCTTCTGCACTAAGTATCATTGCTTGCTTTGGTTCAATCTCTGGCTGGTTGATTCTTCAATCTGAAGGTCCACGTGCTGGTGCAAACCAAGGTCTATTCCCTAAATTCTTTGCTGAAGTAAACAAAAACGACGTTCCAATGAAGAGCCTTATCTTCACTGGTGTGTTGATGAGCATCGTACTTGCGATGACTGCTTCTCCAGACCTTGCTGAGCAGTTCCAAATCGTAATCTTGATGTCAGTGTTTGCATCGCTACTTCCATACATGTACGCCTTGATTTCTCTACCAATCATCATGGCTTCTAAGAAGCTTAACAAAGGCCGTACCTTCATGTTCTACAGCGTACTCGTTGTACTAGGCATGATTTACAGCATCTTCGCTCTATTGGGTTCTGGTTCAGATTCTATCTTCTGGGGCATCGTGATGATGATGATGACCATCCCAATGTACTGCTTCGTAGCGGCTGGCAAAGTAAAACACGGCGACAAAGTGCTTTACCTTGAAGACGTACAACCTGAGCAAAACGATTAA
- a CDS encoding ATP phosphoribosyltransferase regulatory subunit: MARKERLFIAGLPQLIALKGHNQQAVFETPADYHYFLQCLDNALQRYGGALHGYSLQPSQVLLLLTPKNKEGLGRFMQHIGRCYVPYFNQAHQRSGALWEGRYHSCHIEPGSYFLLCLQYVDIQAQQLSASSGSFRDHSWCSYQHHLGHDFQPRIDEHTQYRQLGETPAMRASAYSHFITTPLSNSVIERIESCLQQNCVLGTPQFCQSVEHQIHRHVRPRHSGRPRKHFHNPLQNWVWLEEQARLLFDRYGYQEIRLPLLEAHDPLEMVTDFTQGSVQAAIASHNAVLRHEGTLSCLRAVSQHQELLQQGKLWYQGPVFHDHGQEPSQVTQLHQIGAEAFGCEGVEIVLEQLLLQHHFFAQLNLSEQVNLRINHLGSADEFAQFRQALRDYFEPFRLVLDAQSLSWLEQTPERILHQHPSLLNALVAEAPRLHYFLSRASKQRFAKLTQVLREMDVIFEIQLELFPERDYSHTIFEWHCDRLGEDSLLCRGGRYDLYASEHLEQNTFACGFAFQLESLMKLIEQQGESDWAKESQNMVVIPRTQFDQAYAMQVTRQLRQTFPNSCVIHDCSHHLAEKSKQQALKRGMPFVLVVDEHASMPISLYQHHQNEGTELNLHDTIQTLMRQLPLQ, from the coding sequence ATGGCAAGAAAAGAGCGTTTGTTTATCGCAGGCCTGCCACAACTGATTGCGCTGAAGGGGCACAATCAACAGGCAGTGTTTGAAACCCCTGCTGATTATCACTACTTCTTACAATGTCTTGATAATGCATTGCAGCGATACGGTGGTGCGCTGCATGGTTATAGCTTGCAGCCCAGCCAAGTCTTATTGCTATTAACACCTAAAAATAAAGAGGGCTTAGGCCGCTTTATGCAGCATATTGGCCGCTGTTATGTACCCTATTTTAATCAGGCGCATCAGCGCAGTGGTGCCTTATGGGAAGGGCGTTATCATAGTTGCCATATTGAGCCGGGTAGCTACTTTTTACTCTGCCTGCAATATGTTGATATTCAGGCGCAGCAACTGAGTGCCAGTAGTGGTTCTTTTCGTGATCACAGTTGGTGTAGTTATCAGCACCATTTGGGCCATGATTTTCAACCACGTATTGATGAACACACACAGTATCGCCAATTGGGTGAAACGCCAGCCATGCGCGCCAGTGCATACTCTCACTTTATTACCACGCCGCTGAGCAATAGCGTGATTGAGCGTATTGAAAGCTGCCTGCAACAAAATTGTGTGTTGGGTACGCCGCAATTTTGTCAAAGTGTGGAGCATCAAATTCATCGCCATGTGCGCCCTCGCCATAGTGGCCGGCCGCGTAAGCATTTTCACAATCCATTGCAAAATTGGGTCTGGCTGGAAGAACAAGCGCGTTTGCTGTTTGATCGCTATGGCTATCAAGAGATTCGACTACCGTTGCTTGAAGCCCATGATCCCCTTGAGATGGTGACCGATTTTACCCAGGGCAGTGTGCAAGCGGCGATTGCAAGTCACAACGCAGTGCTGCGCCATGAAGGGACGCTGAGTTGTTTGCGTGCGGTATCCCAGCATCAAGAATTGTTGCAGCAAGGTAAGCTTTGGTATCAAGGCCCAGTGTTTCATGACCATGGGCAGGAGCCGAGCCAAGTCACGCAATTACATCAAATCGGTGCCGAAGCCTTTGGCTGTGAAGGGGTGGAGATTGTGCTGGAGCAGCTTTTATTACAGCACCATTTTTTTGCGCAGCTCAATCTATCTGAACAGGTCAACCTGCGTATTAACCACCTGGGTAGTGCTGATGAATTTGCCCAATTTCGTCAAGCATTGCGCGATTACTTTGAACCCTTTCGCTTGGTGCTCGATGCGCAAAGCTTAAGTTGGCTTGAGCAAACGCCTGAGCGTATTTTGCATCAGCATCCGAGTCTTTTAAATGCGCTGGTGGCTGAAGCGCCGCGGCTTCATTATTTTTTAAGTCGCGCGTCAAAGCAGCGATTTGCCAAGCTGACGCAAGTGCTGCGCGAGATGGATGTGATCTTTGAAATTCAGCTGGAGCTTTTTCCTGAACGTGATTACAGCCACACGATTTTTGAGTGGCACTGTGATCGCCTTGGCGAAGACAGCTTGCTTTGTCGCGGTGGGCGTTATGATCTCTATGCCAGTGAGCATTTAGAGCAAAATACCTTTGCCTGTGGATTTGCTTTTCAGCTGGAGTCCTTAATGAAGCTGATTGAGCAGCAAGGTGAATCAGATTGGGCGAAAGAGAGCCAAAATATGGTGGTGATCCCGCGCACCCAATTTGATCAAGCCTATGCCATGCAAGTGACAAGGCAGTTGCGACAAACCTTTCCTAATAGCTGCGTGATCCATGATTGCTCGCATCATTTAGCGGAAAAAAGTAAGCAGCAAGCCTTGAAGCGTGGCATGCCCTTTGTGTTGGTGGTGGATGAGCATGCCAGCATGCCTATTTCACTTTATCAGCATCATCAAAATGAAGGCACCGAGCTTAATCTACACGACACCATTCAAACCCTGATGCGTCAGTTACCGCTGCAATAA
- a CDS encoding Dps family protein → MKTNLIGLDAQKTEKLANALNALLANYQVFYMNSRGYHWNIQGQAFFELHAKFEEIYTDLQLKVDELAERILTLGYTPVHSFSQYLAISDIQEHKDVFNGEDAVRGLVDSFSKLIHQQRNLMNLAGDAEDEGTSALMSDYIREQEKLLWMFNAWLK, encoded by the coding sequence ATGAAAACGAATTTGATTGGCCTTGATGCCCAAAAAACTGAAAAACTTGCCAATGCTTTGAACGCTTTGCTTGCCAACTACCAAGTCTTTTACATGAATAGCCGTGGTTACCACTGGAATATTCAAGGCCAAGCATTCTTTGAATTGCATGCAAAATTTGAAGAGATCTATACCGACCTACAACTGAAAGTGGATGAGCTCGCAGAGCGTATTTTGACTTTGGGCTACACCCCAGTGCACAGCTTTAGCCAATACCTTGCCATTAGCGATATTCAAGAGCACAAAGATGTGTTCAATGGTGAAGATGCCGTTCGCGGTTTGGTTGATAGCTTTAGTAAGTTGATTCACCAACAACGTAACCTAATGAATCTAGCTGGCGATGCCGAAGACGAAGGGACTTCCGCATTGATGAGCGACTATATTCGTGAGCAAGAAAAGCTGCTTTGGATGTTTAATGCTTGGTTGAAATAA
- the dbpA gene encoding ATP-dependent RNA helicase DbpA, with protein MITAATDRTFRLSSLAFNSLPLQPQLLDTLDSLGYTQMTPIQADSLPAILAGQDVIGQGKTGSGKTAAFALGVLSNLQVKRFRVQSLVLCPTRELADQVAKEIRTLARGIHNIKVLTLCGGMPMGPQIGSLEHGAHILVGTPGRVLDHLQKGRINLEELNTLVLDEADRMLEMGFQEALDSIIGQAPKERQTLLFSATYPKQIESIASSITRKALMVKVEAVHDHSAIRQYFYQVDSREDRDAALAQLLCQYHPESAVVFCNTKVEVQTVTDELRYRGFSVVELHGDMEQRERDQALVQFANKSKSILVATDVAARGLDVDNLDAVFNFELSRDPEVHVHRIGRTGRAGKQGLAFSFFSQKEQYKVALIDEYMDLPIEPAMLPASSGEVSAYDAPMTTLQIDGGKKQKLRPGDILGALTSEGGLQGTQVGKINVMAMRAYVAVQTNAAKKALRKIESGKMKGRSFRARILR; from the coding sequence ATGATCACTGCTGCCACTGATAGGACATTTCGCTTGAGCTCACTTGCCTTTAATTCTTTGCCGCTTCAGCCTCAACTACTCGATACGCTAGACTCATTGGGCTATACCCAAATGACGCCGATTCAAGCCGATAGCTTGCCTGCGATTCTGGCTGGCCAAGATGTCATTGGTCAGGGTAAAACCGGCTCAGGTAAAACTGCGGCATTTGCGCTTGGCGTCTTGTCAAACCTGCAAGTGAAGCGCTTTCGTGTGCAATCTTTGGTGCTTTGTCCAACGCGTGAACTGGCCGATCAAGTCGCCAAAGAGATTCGCACCTTGGCCCGTGGTATTCACAATATCAAAGTGCTGACCCTGTGTGGCGGTATGCCGATGGGTCCACAGATTGGCTCGCTTGAGCATGGCGCTCATATTTTGGTTGGTACCCCAGGCCGCGTGCTGGATCACTTGCAAAAAGGTCGCATCAATCTTGAAGAGCTCAACACCTTAGTGCTGGATGAAGCGGATCGCATGTTAGAGATGGGTTTTCAAGAAGCGTTGGATAGCATCATTGGTCAAGCGCCAAAAGAGCGTCAAACCTTGCTCTTTAGTGCCACCTATCCAAAACAAATTGAGTCCATTGCCAGTAGCATTACGCGCAAGGCATTGATGGTGAAAGTAGAAGCCGTGCATGATCACAGCGCCATTCGCCAATATTTTTATCAAGTGGATAGCCGTGAGGATCGTGATGCTGCATTGGCGCAATTGCTTTGCCAGTATCACCCAGAGTCAGCGGTGGTGTTTTGTAACACCAAAGTTGAGGTTCAAACCGTGACCGATGAGCTGCGTTATCGCGGGTTCTCTGTGGTGGAACTACATGGTGATATGGAGCAGCGCGAGCGCGATCAGGCGCTGGTGCAATTTGCCAACAAGAGTAAATCGATTTTGGTGGCCACTGATGTTGCCGCGCGCGGTTTGGATGTGGACAACCTTGATGCGGTGTTTAACTTTGAACTTTCGCGCGATCCTGAAGTGCACGTACACCGTATCGGCCGTACCGGTCGCGCGGGTAAGCAAGGCTTGGCCTTTAGCTTCTTTAGCCAAAAAGAGCAGTATAAAGTCGCGTTGATTGATGAATATATGGATTTACCGATTGAGCCTGCGATGTTGCCTGCATCCTCTGGCGAGGTGAGCGCCTATGACGCGCCTATGACCACCTTGCAAATTGATGGTGGTAAAAAGCAGAAGTTGCGCCCAGGTGATATTTTGGGCGCGCTCACCAGCGAAGGCGGCTTGCAAGGGACGCAAGTAGGTAAAATCAATGTGATGGCGATGCGCGCCTATGTGGCGGTGCAAACCAATGCGGCGAAAAAAGCGCTGCGTAAAATTGAAAGCGGCAAGATGAAAGGTCGCTCATTCCGCGCCCGTATCTTGCGTTAA